The nucleotide sequence TTGAACGAGAAGAGCAATCGTTTCACTTTTCTCAATACCGATGACCTTCCCACGTTTCCCTACTAAAAAACTTGCTGCAATACTATCGGATCCTAGACCTAGAGTACAGTCTAAAAACGACATTCCACTCTTTAGTCCTGTCACTTGTTGAAAAGGGTCTTCCTCGCCTTTTAAGTATCGTTTAATGCGGAACATAGCGGAATTGGGGTGAAAGAAAAAGGGATCCTTATTCGTTAACGAATGGTATTCCAGTCGTTCTTTCCCGACGACTAACACATCTTTTTGAAATTGTTGCTGTAATGCTTCAATAGAACGTTTATTTCTCTCTACGTACGGTATTTGAATCTCTTTTGCAAGATTTTTCGTATATTGCCGAATCATTTCATTTGTTCTACCTGCTGTCGTAATGATCATCGCTAACCCTCTCAATTACCACATGAATTCAAAAAATAGTCATACCTTTTAGTTCAATCCAAAACGATCCCCTAAAAAATGGTTGTTATACGGAACGGTTTGTCGGAACATCTGCTCCAGTAGCGAACCGCACCGTCTTCTTTGCCTTTCACTTCAAGTGATCCAGCTTTTCACAACCTAATTGCAACAATGTATGCTTTAAAATAGAAAAAAGGATGCGAGGCACCCTTTTTTGAAATCGTTATTCCTTACAATGCGCTTCAAAGGCATTTTTTAGATTTTCCATAATGCCTTCAATCGTGTTTCCTTCAATTTCTTGACGTGGAATAAAGTGAACAACTTCCTTGCCTTTTAATAGGGCCATGGATGGCGAAGAAGGCTCGTAGCCAACGAAGTACTCACGCATTTTAGCTGTTGCTTCTTTCTCTTGACCAGCAAAAACCGTTACAAGTTGGTCCGGTGTATTGTCATTCACCATAATAGATTGAGTGACAGCCGGTCTTGCTAATCCCGCTGCGCAACCGCATACGGAATTAATCACAACTAAAGTCGTTCCTTCAACGTTTTCCATAAACGCTTCTACATCTTCAGCTGTCAGCAATTCTTGAAATCCTGCTTGCGTTAATTCTGTTCTCATCGGTTGAATTAACTGACGCATATATTCTTCATATGCCATTGACATCGTCATCTCTCCTCTTTATTAAACTAGTAAAAAGAATACACGAAATTAGCATGTAACGCAATTATTCGTCCGATTTTCGCATCTCGGTCATTTGCTTCCAAACAGAGCCCTTTGCTTCTTCGCCACCTTCGATTCGTTCAATGGCCATTTTAATTTGCATGCTTACTTCAAATTCTGGATCATTCTCTGCTGCTTTTAAAGCAGGTAAGGCACTTTCGTCGCCAACTTCATATAAAAACATAGCTGCACGCCAACGTACAAGTTTACTTCGATCTTGGAGTGCATTTGCCATTTCTGGGATTGCTTCTTTAAACCCTAAATCGGATGCTGTATCCCCTGCAGTTCTTCGTACGGTCATGGAAGGGTCTTTTAACGCTTTATAAAGTAACGGTAACACACTTTTATCTTCTAACATTCCTAAATACACCGTAGCTAGTCGGCGCACGGACATTTTCTCGTCTGTTAAGGCTTTTTCTAGTACAGGTAAATCAGAAAGCTTCGGATTCATTTGCTCTAGGTGAGCGTAGCGTTTTCGCCAGTCTTCATCTTCTAACATTTCCATGGTTACAGTATATGATTCACGTTTAATCGGGGTAATATCCTTGTTAATAATCCGATCTTTAAGTCGCTTTAACCGTTCATCTGGATAAGAAGCCGATACTTCATCTACTACTTCTTGACCAATTTCATCTAATTCACCGTAACGGACCCCTTGCTCTTTCCATTCGCGTTCCATTACGACGTTTGTCGCTTCCTTTTGTACATCCAAGATGGTGTTCATAAAACGTTCAGGGAGTGAAAAGCGTCTTTCTTCCATTCCATCCGTCAATTTTACTTGCATCGGAATTCCTTGAAACATTTGTACGAATACTTTTACATCCCCATATGTATCTTCAAGTTGATT is from Bacillus kexueae and encodes:
- a CDS encoding class I SAM-dependent methyltransferase: MIITTAGRTNEMIRQYTKNLAKEIQIPYVERNKRSIEALQQQFQKDVLVVGKERLEYHSLTNKDPFFFHPNSAMFRIKRYLKGEEDPFQQVTGLKSGMSFLDCTLGLGSDSIAASFLVGKRGKVIGIEKSETIALLVQYGLQACETDLQPLNDAMRRINVVHEDHLTYLKKLENESFDVVYLDPMFQETIDTSQGLSGIRQFASYDDVHEEVMKEAKRVAKKRVVLKDHFRSKRFQTFELKQMVRKTSKFHYGVWEKK
- a CDS encoding BrxA/BrxB family bacilliredoxin, with protein sequence MSMAYEEYMRQLIQPMRTELTQAGFQELLTAEDVEAFMENVEGTTLVVINSVCGCAAGLARPAVTQSIMVNDNTPDQLVTVFAGQEKEATAKMREYFVGYEPSSPSMALLKGKEVVHFIPRQEIEGNTIEGIMENLKNAFEAHCKE
- a CDS encoding conserved virulence factor C family protein, with amino-acid sequence MKIVSIEPTPSPNTMKVTLNEALPAGDRNNYKEENIDQAPILIQQILRIDGVKGVYHVADFLAVERIAKVDWKTILPQIRAVFGEESNSEAGGQNQLEDTYGDVKVFVQMFQGIPMQVKLTDGMEERRFSLPERFMNTILDVQKEATNVVMEREWKEQGVRYGELDEIGQEVVDEVSASYPDERLKRLKDRIINKDITPIKRESYTVTMEMLEDEDWRKRYAHLEQMNPKLSDLPVLEKALTDEKMSVRRLATVYLGMLEDKSVLPLLYKALKDPSMTVRRTAGDTASDLGFKEAIPEMANALQDRSKLVRWRAAMFLYEVGDESALPALKAAENDPEFEVSMQIKMAIERIEGGEEAKGSVWKQMTEMRKSDE